The window GAAAGCCATTCGCCGTTTCACACTGTGATCGTCGGCGGCACGGTCCCGAATATCACCGGCACTGCCGAGCGGGCGGTCAGTTACGGGCTCTATTTCGCGGTGAAGCGGTGATCAGGGTGCGGTCGCCGACGCGGGCGGTGAGTTACGGCTCTACATCGCGGCGGTGGCGGCGATCCAAGTGCATTCGCCGACGCGGGCAGTGAGTTACGGCTCTACTTCGCCGCGATGGCGGTGATCAGGGTGCGGTCGCCGACGCGGGCGGTGGTGATGGTCTGGGCGTATTTCTGCGGTTCCCGGTCGCCGGGCCATTTTTCGTGCAGCTCGACGTTCCAGACGTGGCCGTCCTTGTCGGCCTGGGTCAGGTACACGCAGTACTGGGTGCCGTTGGGTTGCTTGTCGATTCCCTTTTGGATCGTTTCGGCGGGCGGCAGTTTGGCTTCGGCGGTGGTGTAGGCGCGGGCTTTGGCGGCGCTGCGGTCGACGTAGTACGCCCATTCGAAGCCGAAGATCGCGTCGACCGGGGTTGCGGTGGAGCCGGGTTCGGCGCCGACTGCGGCGCCGGGGGTGCGGGTTTTGGTGCAGCCGGTGGTGGCGTGGCCCCAGGGTGAGGATGGAACGGAGGATGCCGCCGGTTGCGTCGCAGTCGAGCTGGGGCCGGTCGCGGTGGGCGGTTGCTCGGTGCGGGTGTTGGCCATGATGACCAGCACCACGACGCCGATCACCACCACCCACACCAGAATTCCGATCAGCACGCTGACGGCTTTCGAGGCTCCGCTGCGCGCGGACCATGCGCTGCGGTTGCGGTCGGCTGTCGCGCGGAGGATGCCGCGGCCGCCGGAGCGGTCTCGGAATGCGGCGCGGGCGGCGGTGCCGTTGTCGGCGTAGTCGATGGTGTCGTCGTAGTTGTCGGGGAGGTCCCAGTCGGGGGCTTCGCCGTCGAAATCGTCGTCGGGCAGGTCGGGATCGGCTTCGGCGGCTTCGGATTCCGGGGCCTTAAGGGCGGGATCGCTCATCCAGTCCTCCCATTCACCGGCCCAGCTGGCGGCGCCGTCTTCGGGCGGCAGGGGCGGCGGTGGGGTGGAGTGGTTCCATTGTTCGGCGAATTTGGCCGCGTCGAAGGGTTCCTCGTATTCGCGTTCCTGGCGACGCCGCCGTTTCGCGGCGCGCTTCAAAGTTCCGGAGCCAGGACGTTTCAGGCCCGGGAACGCGGGCAGGCCAGGCAGGACGAACGGGTTGTCCGACGCCGGTGGCGTGATCGCGGGTGGGGGTTGGCGGCGGTTCTTCCGGCGCCGGGAGGTTGGTCGGGCCATCCTCACCTCACGACGGTTGCGGTGTGACGCCGAGTTGGCCGGTGCGCGGCCTCGGGTGCTCCTGGTCCTGGCCTTGCGCGTTCGGCTTCGCGATGGGTGGCACCACGACCCCCGGACCCGGGTTGGTGTTCGGCGCTGGATTCGACGGAGCCGGTGTGTTGGGTTGATCCGGGGTGGTGGGCGTGACCGGAGCCTGCGTGGTGGGCTTCGGCTGGGTCGAAGGCGTTGTGTCGCTGGGTTTCTGGGAGCCGTTGGTGTTGGCCGCGAACGGGCCCTGGCCGCCGTTGACGCCCGGGTTGTTGCTGGACGGCGAGTTCGAAGTGGATGGGTTGGTGTTGTTCGTGGTGTTGGTGTCGGGACTGATCGCCTGCTGCGCGGTGGTGGCGGCCTGATCGATCACCTTCTCCCCCAGCCCCGCGGCCTTGTCGATGGCCTCGGTGCCCAGAGACACCAGCGCGTCGATGATCTCGGTGCCCAGGGTGACGCCGGCGCTGATCACCTCTTTGCCCAGCGTGACCCCGGCGCTGATCAGCGCCTTCTGCAGCGCGGTATGCGCGTCGGAGACGTCGTCGTCGTTCTCGCCGTCGTCGAAGTCGTCGCCGCCGATCCCGCTCTGCGACAGGTACTTCTGCAGCGTCGAGCTGTCCGCGGTGCTGTCGTTGGTCAGGGCGTTGGCCTGGCGCTGCAGGGTGGACATCTCGTCGCGGGCGGTGTCGACGACGGCGATACCGTCGGCGATATAGTCGCGGGCCAGCCTGATAATTTTGTCGACGTCGGCCTGCGACTGCGCGGATTTGGCCATCGGGTTGGCCTTGTCCCGGAACGCGGCGATCAGTGCGTCCAGTTTGCCGGCCGCCGTCGCGCGGGTGTTGTAGGCCTTGGTGAGCAACGTGCGGAGCTGGGTGGTGCTGGCGCCGAGGGTGGAGACCTGCGAGCCGGTCTTCTTCACCGTGGGCAGCACCACTTCGGCGCTGTCGGTTGACTCCAGCTGGTAAATGCCGGTGCGGACCGGAGATTCGGTGGACTCGGCCGCCGAGGCTGCGGCGACCAGGGCGGCGGTGGTTTCCGCGCTCGGCTCGGTACCCTCACCGACGGCGTCGCGCAGCTGTAGCAGCGGGGCGATCAAAGCCTGCACGGTGGCGTGGTCGTTGGTTTTGGCCATCGCTCAGCTCTCCTGGTCGGTGAGCCGGGCCATCGCCGCGGCCGTGGCGTCGTCGATGCCTTGCACGCGGTCGGCGAAGGCGCTGATGATGGTGGCGTGCGCGTCGATCAGCGCGGCGGCCGTGCGGACGGTGTCGGCGTGCGATTGCGCCGCACCCGTCCAGGCCTTCGCGAAATCAGCGCCGAGCAGGCCGAGGCCGGACAGATCCGCGCCGGCGGCGGTGTCGGTGTGGCTCGCAGTGGTGCCCAGCAGGCCCGAAACCTCAGCGGCCGCAGCGGCATAGGTGGCGACGGCCTCGGGGTCGACATTCAGCTCAGACATGAACCCCCCTTGAAAGCATGATCAATCAACAGGTCGTGAATTACCACCTTACTGCTCCCTTCGCCGGGCGGGAATCTCTGGAACTACCTGGCGAGTGAGATCCGGTGAGGCTCAGAATATCCTGCGACGCCGACAACCGAGCGGCGACTGCATCATGTTCTGGTTATTCGGGTTTCCCAGGCTGGCTGCCGCAGCGCATGGGCCGCCACGCGGACGAGGGGCTCGTTCATTGCGCCCTCGCGTTCGGGTCTCGACGCCGCCCTCTGATCCCCGGCTGACCAGCGCTCCACCCAAGACTTCACTGTCGAATCTTCTTCGGATCTCGAAACGCGCCCACAGTGGGGCACCTGCGACGACATCGAGCGTTCGAGCGGATTTTGCGGCAGGGAAGCCCGGTCGGGGCGCCCAACGTAACCAGCATCTTTGGGGTGGCGGTGCAGGAGGCACCGGAGGTCCGGTCCTCAAACGTCTACCGGGCAGCGACGGTTGGGCAACCGTCAGGTGGGCGCTCCAGCACGCCCCTGCGAGGTGGTGACTGTTCGGTGCCCGGCAGAGGGCTGGTTTCGGTGCGTCCGCGGGGTCGGCGGTTGGGGATCGAAAACCTTCCCGGACAGAGTGGTCTAACAGGGGCGCTGGTGACCGTTCGGTACCCGGCAGAGCGCTGGTTGCGGTGCGTCCGCAGGGTGGCGGCGGTCGAGGGATCGAACAACCCTCCCGGACAGGGTCGTCCAGGAGTGGTGCTGTGGTCCAGAGATCTAGCCCAATCATGCGGGGCGCGTTGACAGCCCTACCGGACTTACCACTCACCTTTAGTGCCGACGCTCGATTCGGTCCTCGGTCACCCGGCTGTGGTCCGGTCCAGAACATTCCAAAAAGACAGAAAAGAGAATCGGTGCGGATGAACAGCTTCAGAGGCACTGTGGAGACAAACCGAAACAGTCGCATCACGTAACACATTGTGCAGCAGTGACTTTCGATCGCGTGTCCAGTGTGAAGAGATCGAATTCAGACCCGATTATCGATAGCTATCGGCTTTGAACGGCGATAGAATTCACACATGCGTTCGACCAGCCCAGTGGTACCAGTACAGCGGGTCACCGACCCGCTACTGACCGCCGCCACCAACCTCGGCGACACCACGGTGACGCTGCTCTCGGATGAGGCTGTGCTCGAAGCGATACGCGAGCTCGAACGCGCCCGGCGGGTGCTGGATTCCTTCGCCCACAAACTGATCGTGCGCGCCACCGAAGGCGGACTCCCCGCCCGCACCGGTGCTGGCACCACGAAAAAACTGCTGATCCAAACCCTGCGGATCTCCCATGCCGACGCCGCCGCCCGCATCGCGGCCGCTGCGGCTTTGGGTGTGTGGCATGACATCCCGGGCGAGGATGTCGAGCCCCGCCACCCCGCGACCGCAGCCGCCCAAGCCGAAGGCGAGATCTCCACCGATCATGCACGTGAGATCGCGAAAGTGTTGAAGCGTGTCCCCGGCTCGATCACGAACACCGATTTCGAAGCCGCCGAACACATCCTGGCCACCGCCGCCCGCGCTGTCACGCCCGAAGACGTCACCAACATCGGCCGCGACATCCTGGCCCGCCTCGACCCTGACGGCAGCCTCACCGACGACACCGACCGCCAACGTCAACGCAGCCTGCGCATCGGTAAGCAACGCGCTGACGGGATGTCACCGATCAGCGGCGACATCACCCCCACCCTGCGCGCCCTGCTCGACCCTGTCCTCGCGAAACTGGGCCGCCCGGGCATGAACAATCCCGACGACCCCGACAGCCCTTCCGGCAATATCGAACACATCGACCGGGAAGTGTTAGACGCGGCCGCCAAACGTGACACTCGCAGCGCCGCGCAACGCACCCACGACGCGTTGGTCGCGCTGTTGTCGCCGGGCACCGACCCTGCCAACCTGGGAACCCATCGCGGACTGCCTGTCTCGACGATCCTGTCGATCAGCATCGAGGACATCGAAAATGCTGCCGGGGTCGCCACTACCGCTACCGGGGGCACGGTCCCGATCGGGGAGGCGTTGAGGCTGGCCGAACGGGCTCTGCCGTGGCTGATGGTTTTCGACCATGCCGGTGTGCCACTGCATTTGGGGCGTACCAAACGCCTCGCCTCGGCTGGTCAACGCCTTGCGTTGATCGCTGCCCTGCGGGGCTGCACCCGCCCCGGCTGCGACGCACCGGCAAGTCTTTGCGCGGTCCATCACGTCACCGACTGGAACAAAGACGGCAACACTGACATCGACAATGAAACCTTGGCCTGCGACCGCTGCCACGCCTTGGTCCATGACGGACCCGGCGGCTGGAAAACCGTTGTCCTCAGCAATGATTCGGATTATCCGGGTCGGACCGGGTGGATCGCACCATCCCACATCGACCCCACCCAAACACCACAGGTCAACCACCGCCACCATGCCAGCGAACTCCTCGCCGAAACCCTCGCGCGCATCCACGACCACCGCGAACGAGACCGTGAGCAACGCCGACGCTGGCTCGATGATCTAGCGCCAGACACACCTGCTGCCTGAACCCGTGGTGCCGCCGCCGTCGGGCACCACGGGAAACTTGCGCGCATCCACGACCACCGGGACCAAAGCCGTGAACAACGCCGGCGCTGGCTCCACGACCTAGGGCCAGACAAACCTGCCGCCTGGCCGCGGAACCGTCCCGTCCGTGCGGTGGATTCCCGCGCATCGATAGCAAGTCCACCAGCCGAATGATTTGGCGCCCCAACAGCATCCATCAGGTGGGGACCGTTGTATCCGAGTGGCATTCGTGGATCGCGGTCGAAAATGAGTGGATCGCTCCACCCACGTCCCAGACAGAACCGCCTACCCCTTCGGCGACCTGCTCGTCCCACTCGGAGAGCGCATGGGCGCTTCCTCTTGCGGGGCGGAATTCCGCACTCGGACAACCGTAGTGGCCGGGGCATGCCACCCTCGATCCTCATGAACGAGGACTATGTCGCTGACATCCGGAAGCTTGCCGGATTGGCCACGCCTATGGCTTTGCGGGTGGCGGTGACCCTCGGGCTGCCGGATCGGTTGCGTGGAGATGGTGTCGCCGTCGAGCGCGTCGCGACTGAGCTCGAGGTGTCAGTCGTGGGGCTCGAATTGCTTGTGGGCCATCTTGAAACACTCGGCATCGTGCGGTGTGTACCGGCCGGGTATGTGACCACCGGCCTCGGTGCGGCGCTGTGTAGTGACGCGGGCAACGGTCTGACCAACTTTCTGCATCTGGACATGGCCGGTGGTCGTGCCGAGTTGGCGTTCACTGAGCTCCTGCACAGCGTCACCACCGGTGCGGCGGGTTACGGGCGGCGCTATGGGCTGGATTTCTGGGCCGACCTCGCCCAGAACCCCGAGCTGCGTGCGTCTTTCGACCAGCAGATGACGGATCGATTCCGCGAGCAGGTCCCCCGGATCGTCGCGGGCTACGACTGGGGCCGCTTTCCCAGCATCGTCGACGTTGGCGGCGGTCACGGCACTCTGCTCGCCGCGGTCCTCGACCACTATCCCGGGATCTGTGGCCACCTGATTGATCTCGAAGCGACTGCGACCGAGGCCCGCCGCGTCTTCACCGAACGTCAGATCACAGACCGAGTCCACGTGACCGCCCAGAGTTTCTTCGACCCTCTCCCCCGAGGCGCACAAGCCTATTTGCTCTGCGACATCCTGCATGACTGGGACGACGAGCACGCGCACCGAATTCTCGCCCGCTGCGTCGAGGCCGCCGACCCCACCAGCCGCGTCCTCGTCATCGAACCCGTCGGCGGCCGCCATGCCAATACCGAATTCGATCTGGCCATGCTCGTCATCTTCGGCGGCCGTGAACGCCGAATCGACGAATTCCGCACTCTCGCTGCGCCGCACGGCTTAGTACTCGACACCGTGACCGACCTGACCGATCAACGCTGCCTGCTGGAATTCCGCCTCCGCGCCCTGCAACCTGGTGACGAGGTCACCCTGGAGTAGACACGCGGGCAGGAGCTGCGGCAGCAGGCGGTCGCGATTCACAATGTCCACTCATCACTGAAATCCGCGTGATCAGCCCACGTGTGCGCCAAGAACCTCAGCATCGAGTCGCCGAGCAAACCCCCGTGCCGCTGGGCAAACACCAGAATGTGCCGTTTGCCGACGATCTCGCGTAACTCCCGTGCCCGCTTGATCTCGCTCGCAATGCGCAGTGCGGCGAGTTCGTCCTCCGAGATCCGCTCCCGAATGAAGGCCTCGATTTCGAGATGCTGTGCTCTCACGAATCATTGGACGCAACCGCGGTCGACACGGTTCCATCGGTGCGAACCGCGTGTCCTTCAGGTTTCCAGAGGTAGCGAATATCCGGTTCCCGCTCCGCATTTCGCATGCCATCTGTCCGCTCCACCTCGACGAACCCATGCCGGACATAGAACCGCCGCGCCGCACCATTCACCTGAAATGTCCACAGCTCCAACCTCTCCGGCCGCCGCTGCTTGGCCAACTCCATGAAATGGTCGCCGAGTCCGCGCCCACGCCAGTCCGGCGCCAGATAGAGCTGCTCCAGCTCCACGTCCGCCAGGACCAGCATGCCGCGTACCACGCCGTCGGCAACCGCCACCCACGTCTCACGCTGCGGCACAACGACACTGGCGAACCATCGCCGAACGTCGTCGTCATCGTGGGCACGCCGCACCGTAGGCAACGCTGCGTCGAAGGACCGCAGCCATACCTCGGCTACCGCGGCAGCGTCCGAATCCTCCGCACGCCGCAAGAAAAGATCCACGGCCCCAACCTAAGTCACCGGCTCCGTACTCGAAACGATGTGCCCGCCGCAGCGGCTCGTACGCGAGCTCTGCCTTTCGATACCCGAAACGACGGCCCCGCAGCAGCTCATAAGCGAACTATGCCTTTTCGATACCCGAAACGATGTGCCCGCCGCAGCAAGTCATAAGCGAACTCCGCCTTTTCGATACTGCTCCGCCCGATGATCGAGCCGCATGACCGATGCTCACTGATGCGCAGCTGAACCGCAAGCAAGCCGGACCAGCAGCCGTTGCTGAGATCTAGGCGACCATCACTTGCGGGGATCTACCGAACCGAGTTCCCAGGTCTTGCCCGCCGGCCAGTCGGTGCCTGCCGGTGGCTCGGGGTCGTATTGGATGCCGCGGCGGACCCATTGGGCGCGTTCGTCACCGGCCAGCCGTTGCAGCAGGTGCAGGGCCATGTCGGTGCCGGCGGAAACGCCCGCGGAGGTGATGATGTCGCCTGCGTCGACGTAGCGAGCGTCGGGGCGCACTTCGATGGTGGGGTCGAGGTCGGCGAGGACGTCGAGGGACAGCCAGTGGGTGGTGGCCGGGCGGTCGGTGAGTAGGCCGGCGGCGGCCAGGACCAAAGCGCCGGTGCAGACGCTGGTGATCAAGGGAATTCGCGGGCGCTGGTCACGGAGCCAGGTCAGCATGGGCTCGTCGTGGATCAGGGGGCGCGTGCCCATTCCGCCGGGGAAAACTAACACGTCCAGGTCGGGCACGGTAGCGAAGGAATGGTCCGGGATGACCCGTAATCCCTTGGCGCACTGCACTTCTACGCCGTCGCGAGAAAATGTGAGCGCTTCCCAGCCGTCCTCCGGCGCTGTTCGCGTCCAGAAGGCGAGTACCTCCCAGGGCCCGGCGAAGTCGAGTTCCTCGACGCCGGGGAACAGCAGGATGCCGATCTTGCGTGTGGCCACATCCCGATCCTGCCACCGGAACGGTCGGCGACTCGCGAACCCGCGAGTCGCCGACGCGTTGGATCAGTAGTCGATGCGGTCGGTCTTGGCCAGCCACGCATCGAAGGGGGCGTTGCGGTTCGGCAGGTCCAGCTGCTCGACGCGGGTCGGCCAGTTCGACTTCGGCTTCAACTCGAACAGGTCGTAGAACTTGAGGTCGTCGAAGCCGGCGACGGCGGCGTCGTGCCGGTCGGCGGAGTAGACGATGCGGTCGACGCGCGCCCACAGGGCGGAGGACAGGCACATCGGGCACGGCTCGCACGAGGTGACCAGCACACAGCCCTCGAGGGAGAAGGTGTTCAGTTCCTTGCAGGCGGCGCGCATGGCGCTGACCTCGCCGTGCGCGGTCGGGTCCAGGGTCGAGGTGACCTGGTTGTGGCCGATCGCGACAATCTCGGTGCCCTTGGCGACCAATGCACCGAACGGACCGCCGCCGTTCGCCACGCTGGTGGTGGCCAACCTGATCGCCTCATCCATCCAGGCGCGTTCGAGCTCCTGAATGTTCACTTCTTGCGTCGCGGTCACGGTCACTCCATTCGGATCGGTGGGGCCGTCGCATCTTTGCGATTGGGCCCACATCCCTTGCTTGTGCAACTGGTGTGAAGGAGTACACAGCCAAGCAAGTGAAGTCAGCTAGGGGTGGAAGACATGAAGACCTCCACAGGCTGACACCGCCTTTTCGTAGTCTTTGACAAGAGCCTATCCGCGTATCCTCCGAGAAACGTTCCTGTCATATCCATTCGTAGGAAAAGCCTAGCCATTCGGAGACCAATGATCTCCCGGTCGGAGCTTCCTACAAACCTTCCGGGCCGACGCATGTCAGCTTGACCTATGGCCTACGTCACCCGTACTTTCGAGCTGACCGACTCGTGAGCTACCGAAGGGAGGCAAGTCGGATGTCCACTATCTCTGACCTGCGTCGCCTCGCTCACCGGACCGTTTGGGTCCCGGGTCGCGTAGCGCACGGCTGCTGAGCAGTCCCCCGCTGTCCGGCGGGCCCGTTCGCGCCCCCGGCACATTTCGATCTCTGTCACCGCCCCGCGGCACATCTTCGTGCCGATTCGCGCTCCGGATTCTCGGGTTGCGCCATCGAAACAGAAAGCTCTGAAATGGCGACTAGGATTATCGTATCGACCGCGTACCGAAATGAGGTTGTGCCATGGTAGCGGCGCGAATCACGGTCAATGGGAAGGCCGAGCCGATTTCTCCGGCGGCCCCCCACACAACGGTCTTGGA of the Nocardia sp. XZ_19_385 genome contains:
- a CDS encoding nucleoside deaminase yields the protein MTATQEVNIQELERAWMDEAIRLATTSVANGGGPFGALVAKGTEIVAIGHNQVTSTLDPTAHGEVSAMRAACKELNTFSLEGCVLVTSCEPCPMCLSSALWARVDRIVYSADRHDAAVAGFDDLKFYDLFELKPKSNWPTRVEQLDLPNRNAPFDAWLAKTDRIDY
- a CDS encoding HNH endonuclease signature motif containing protein — encoded protein: MRSTSPVVPVQRVTDPLLTAATNLGDTTVTLLSDEAVLEAIRELERARRVLDSFAHKLIVRATEGGLPARTGAGTTKKLLIQTLRISHADAAARIAAAAALGVWHDIPGEDVEPRHPATAAAQAEGEISTDHAREIAKVLKRVPGSITNTDFEAAEHILATAARAVTPEDVTNIGRDILARLDPDGSLTDDTDRQRQRSLRIGKQRADGMSPISGDITPTLRALLDPVLAKLGRPGMNNPDDPDSPSGNIEHIDREVLDAAAKRDTRSAAQRTHDALVALLSPGTDPANLGTHRGLPVSTILSISIEDIENAAGVATTATGGTVPIGEALRLAERALPWLMVFDHAGVPLHLGRTKRLASAGQRLALIAALRGCTRPGCDAPASLCAVHHVTDWNKDGNTDIDNETLACDRCHALVHDGPGGWKTVVLSNDSDYPGRTGWIAPSHIDPTQTPQVNHRHHASELLAETLARIHDHRERDREQRRRWLDDLAPDTPAA
- a CDS encoding methyltransferase; the encoded protein is MNEDYVADIRKLAGLATPMALRVAVTLGLPDRLRGDGVAVERVATELEVSVVGLELLVGHLETLGIVRCVPAGYVTTGLGAALCSDAGNGLTNFLHLDMAGGRAELAFTELLHSVTTGAAGYGRRYGLDFWADLAQNPELRASFDQQMTDRFREQVPRIVAGYDWGRFPSIVDVGGGHGTLLAAVLDHYPGICGHLIDLEATATEARRVFTERQITDRVHVTAQSFFDPLPRGAQAYLLCDILHDWDDEHAHRILARCVEAADPTSRVLVIEPVGGRHANTEFDLAMLVIFGGRERRIDEFRTLAAPHGLVLDTVTDLTDQRCLLEFRLRALQPGDEVTLE
- a CDS encoding DUF3824 domain-containing protein encodes the protein MAKTNDHATVQALIAPLLQLRDAVGEGTEPSAETTAALVAAASAAESTESPVRTGIYQLESTDSAEVVLPTVKKTGSQVSTLGASTTQLRTLLTKAYNTRATAAGKLDALIAAFRDKANPMAKSAQSQADVDKIIRLARDYIADGIAVVDTARDEMSTLQRQANALTNDSTADSSTLQKYLSQSGIGGDDFDDGENDDDVSDAHTALQKALISAGVTLGKEVISAGVTLGTEIIDALVSLGTEAIDKAAGLGEKVIDQAATTAQQAISPDTNTTNNTNPSTSNSPSSNNPGVNGGQGPFAANTNGSQKPSDTTPSTQPKPTTQAPVTPTTPDQPNTPAPSNPAPNTNPGPGVVVPPIAKPNAQGQDQEHPRPRTGQLGVTPQPS
- a CDS encoding DJ-1/PfpI family protein; amino-acid sequence: MATRKIGILLFPGVEELDFAGPWEVLAFWTRTAPEDGWEALTFSRDGVEVQCAKGLRVIPDHSFATVPDLDVLVFPGGMGTRPLIHDEPMLTWLRDQRPRIPLITSVCTGALVLAAAGLLTDRPATTHWLSLDVLADLDPTIEVRPDARYVDAGDIITSAGVSAGTDMALHLLQRLAGDERAQWVRRGIQYDPEPPAGTDWPAGKTWELGSVDPRK
- a CDS encoding GNAT family N-acetyltransferase, with the translated sequence MDLFLRRAEDSDAAAVAEVWLRSFDAALPTVRRAHDDDDVRRWFASVVVPQRETWVAVADGVVRGMLVLADVELEQLYLAPDWRGRGLGDHFMELAKQRRPERLELWTFQVNGAARRFYVRHGFVEVERTDGMRNAEREPDIRYLWKPEGHAVRTDGTVSTAVASNDS